Within the Thermostichus lividus PCC 6715 genome, the region CAGGACAACTACTAGATCAGGCCCCATAGGAGAGGTTTCAAAGCTTTGGTCGAGTTCTAGGACTAACTGACCAGAGTTGTTAAAAATTTTGGCTATCCCAGAGGTCGGATGCTCGCCAGACATAAAATTACCCGACTTAATGGTGACGGATGCTGCGTCAGACCCAGCCTCTAGAGGTGTAGTAGGTGCTGAGTCTGCCCTCACCTCCGCAGCAGGATGGGACGTGCAAGCTGCTGTTAGAGCTAGGGGAACCCCCAGTAGTAGAAACCGTTTGAGTAACACAATAACCTCAGTAATAAGCAAGGGTTACCGCCATTCTATTGACAAACTCCCAGAACTGAGGGGGGAGGAGTCTAAGGCTGCCCTGACCGTACCGTCTGTCGCTTAGCTGTTAGGTACTTCTTGAGGAGTGCCAAAAGGAACTGATGCTGGTTGATTCTCCCTAGCCGTTCAAGGTTGCCTGCTGCTGCACCAATGCTTTGATCTGCTCGGCGTTAGCATGGGTTACTCGTTTTTTCAGTGGCAGAACCACAACCGCAGGGCCTCGTTTACACTCGCCAAGGCAACCGGTAGCTTTTAAACATATCGGTAACTCTTGAGCGATCGCCTCCTGCTGCAATTCTTGCCACAGTTGTTTTGCCCCCCGCCGGCAACAGGACGACTTCTGACAAATGAGCACTTTGCACCGAGGTACGGCAACAGACCCTGACGGCTGCTTAACTGCTAAAAATTCTAAATGATGTGCCTTGCAGTAATACGCTCTATCAGAGCCCTTACAACAACGATCGCCATAGATACGGAGGCGATCGCCCACCCTAGGATGGGGATGAAGTTCCTGACGCAATGACTTTTTCAGCTTAATCCACAGGAGTCGCCCGGCTGTTTCCAAGACAATAACTTTAGGAAGCGCCTTTTTATAGATCACCTCTTGCACCGTGCCTTCAACACTGACTTGAGGCGAAACTGCTACAGCAAGTGTCATATTTGTCAGTCTCTATTAATAGTTATTCTCAATTAAGTTAACTCTAACATAGCCAGAGACATCTGGTAAGGGGTTCAAGGAAACAGGGATGATCAAGGATCAGGCAAATTACTGTCCCACCCACTGGATGGCTTTTGCATAGGTTGTCAGCTTCCACAGAACTGATGAATGGTTCCAAACCAGCAACAATACTTCATCTATCGTTCGATTGCCGAGGAGTGGGGCAAATGCAAGTTCTGCCGCCCATTGAGACCCTAGATACGCCTTTATTAGCTGCCGCCCAATCCATTTATAATCTCTATCAGCAAGTGCATGGGGTGAGTCCCTCCCCTGCGGGCGTAGCGGTAAATCGGCAAACCCTCCGTGGTCACGTTGTCTTTACTTCCCAACCCGTGCTTCTCCCCCAAGAGTGCTTTATTCCTTACCATCACTTACCAGAAGTGGCCAGCCTATAACTGCTCTTACGCTCTTTACCCTCAGTAGTTACAGCCTCATCTTTTTGTTGGGGACTGCCGTGGGCAGTTTTCTGAATGTAGTGATTTACCGGATTCCCAACGGGCGATCGCTACTGTATCCGCCCTCCCGCTGTCCTGCCTGTCTGACATCCCTGCGAGCCTACGACAATATACCGATCCTAGGTTGGTTGCTGTTGCGGGGGCAGTGTCGCTATTGCCATGCTCCAATTTCATGGCGCTATCCAGCGATTGAGCTGCTTGTTGGCCTCCTATTTGTGGTCATCTTTGCCGTCAGCGGTTGGCAGTGGCAAACCCTAAAGATGTGGCTACTAACCGCTTGGCTGTTGGCCTTAGCATTCATTGATCTCGATACAATGATGCTGCCCCATCCCCTCACCCAGTGGGGACTGGTTGCCGGTCTGATCATACAAGGCTTACTTGCAGGGGGGTGGCTGCCTGCCTTGGTTAGCATTAGTCATGGCATAATCGCCGCAGCGCTAGGCATTTGGCTTTTTGATCTGATTCGCTGGGGAGGGGCGATCGCCTTCGGCCAAGAAGTCATGGGGGGAGGTGACGGCAAGCTCGCTGCAATGATCGGTGCATGGTTGGGCTGGCAAGGGCTACTGGTCACTTTCTTTATCGCCGCACTACTGGGCGGCAGCGTCGGGGGGCTGGGAATTGCCCTTGGTTGGATTCAACGCCGTCAACCCATTCCCTTTGGTCCTTTTTTAGCCATAGCTGCTATCATTGCCGCCCTCTTTGGGGCTGATCTCATACAGTTTTATGTGGACACCTTTTTGCCCGGAGTCAGCATTCCCTAAAGAAGCAGGCAAAAGCCCCACTGCCATAAGGAAGCCGCCCGAACGAATAACTGTCCAGGCGGGGTGTGGTGTGAGGAGTGAACGGAAACGTGCGTCTCCGCTATTTCTATTGTAGGGGACAGTTTCAGAATTGCCATAGGCAAATTGACGCAAAATCCGCAAATCTTTAGGCTAATTTAACTTGGTGTCGCGGAACTCCTACCGATGCGGTGGGCTAGTTCATGGCGATGGCAATGAACTTGCCATCGCCCTTAGGGCAGCAGAGAGTCAATATACAGGTACAAGGCCGAGCCTTCTGGGGATTAAGCTAAATAGAGAGGTTCAAACGAACAAGCGATGGAAACCACAACACTGGATTGGTTAGCGGGTGCTCTGGCGATCGCCATCGTCATTGGCGGCCTACTGATGATGTTTACTAATTTGTGGACGCAGCGATGAAACAGTGGCTGCGACTGGGATTGACCTATGGGCTGTTAATACTTTTAGCCCTTGGGATGCTGTTGCCCCTATTCTGGCTTGTGAGCACGGCCTTTAAGTCTGCCAATGAAGATATTTTTGCGTTCCCTCCCCAATGGCTGCCTAGGGAACCAACGTGGCAGAACTTTGTCACGGTGTGGCAGACGAATCCCTTTGGGCAGTACCTGTTCAACAGCACCCTCGTTGCTGGTTTGACGGTTGCCTGCAACCTGCTGACCTCTGCCTTGGCGGCCTATCCTCTAGCGCGGTTGCAGTTTCGCGGTCGGGGGGTCATTTTTGCAGCGGTGCTGGCCACTATTATGATCCCGTTTCAGATTGTCATGATTCCGCTGTATATTTTGGCGGTGCAGTTGGGGCTGCGCAATACCTACCTTGGGATTATTCTCCCGGGGTTGGCCTCCGCCTTTGGTATTTTTCTGCTGCGGCAGGCCTTTATGGGAGTTCCCAAAGAACTGGAAGAAGCAGCACGGCTCGATGGCTGCTCGGAGTTAGGGTTGTGGTGGTTTGTGATGCTGCCTGCTGTCCGCCCAGCCTTGGTCACCCTCGCTATTTTTGTCTTTATTGGCGCTTGGAGCGATTTTCTGTGGCCGCTGATTGTTCTCGATCAGCCGGAGCTTTATACATTACCCATTGGCGTGGCCACCTTGGCAGGCACCTTCTCCCTCGATTGGCGGTTAATTGCTGCTGGCTCAGTGATTTCAGTAGTGCCCGTTTTCATCGTGTTTCTTCTTTTACAACGGTATATCATTCCCTCCGCAGCAGCGAGTGGTATCAAAGGTTAAGAGGGTAGCCCCCGCCCCCGATAGCGCATTTGGTAGCGGTAGGCATTCTGCTGGAAAAAGAGTCGAATTTCCGCAAGGTGACCAAGGGCAATAATCGTATCGGCAGGCTCTAGCAAAAGGGTCAGGGGCGGATGGGTAACCAGCACCCCGTTGGCACGGCGCAGGGCAATAATAATAAAATGACCCCGCCCACGACCTTCGAGGTCGGCGATCGCCAGCCCCACCAGTGGCGAATCCAAGGGCAGGGTAAATTGCTCAATTTGCACATCCAGTTGGGTCAGCAGTTCAATCAGATGACTGCGCTCCTCCTTGGCCTCTAAAAAATTCAGTACCGTGGGTCGGGTAATGAGTTGCACCATCCGTTGAGCACTAATACTTGCGGGTAAAATCACGTGATCTGCCCCAGCAAAGCGCAGTTTTGATTCTGTGGCCGGTAAGTCACCCCGCGCTAAAATTTGCAGCTTATGGTTGAGGCGGCGAGCCGTGAGGGTAATAAACACATTACTGGCATCATCGGGAAGCACCGCCACTAAGGTTTGCGCCTGTTCAATGCCCACCGCTAGCAACTCGTTCTCATCCATCAAGTCATCGCCACGGTAGAGAGGATGCCCCATCTGTTGCGCCAGACGGACGTGCTCCCGCTGGTTATCAATGACAATAAACGGCAGCCCAGCACTGGTTAAGTCGGCGGCTAAACTGCGACCAAGAAAGCCGTAACCACAAATAATGACGTGATTCCGCAGTTCCGGGGGTGCCATCGTTAACCCCGTGCCCCCCGATACTGCACTTGCCCACGAGAGCTAACTTCGCGCACTAGTTTAGGTGTGTCATGGGAGTGACCGAGCAAAATTAGGGTATCTCCCACTTCCATGATGGGATTGACACGTACCGGAAACAACTGGCCGCTCCGTTTACGCAAACCGATAATAATAAACTCCCCTTGACCGCGCACCTCTAAACTGGCTAGCCGCCACCCCACATAGGGATACTCGGGGGTAATGTCTAGTTCGGCCAATTGGACATCAATTTGGTTTAAGAGTTGGTTTAGTCCTTGGCGATCGCTGGTTTGTTCGAGGAAATCAATCCCCCGCGGGCGACGAATGAGGTTAGCCATTTGGGTCGCACCAATGCGAGTGGGTAGCACCACATGATCAGCACCGGCCATGCGTAGCTTTGCCTCCGTTGCCGGTAGATTGGCCCGCGAGAGAATCAGCAATTCGGCGTTAATATGCCGTGCCGTTAAGGTAATAAACACATTCATCGTATCGTTGGGCAGCACCGTAGCAAGGGCGATCGCCCGGTCAATTCCCACCACCCGCAAGGCCGCTTCTTCCGTAGCACTGCCAAGGTAGGCCAAATAGCCCAGCTTCTCTGCCAAACTAATGCGTTGCTCATCCACATCTAAAATCACAAAGGGAGTTTTGGCCTGGGTGAGTTCTTGAGCCATCACCTGACCAATACGACCAAACCCGCAAACAATCACATGGCGATTCAGCTTGCTAATGTCCCGCGCCGCCCGCTGCACATCCAAGAGACGCTTGATTTCACCCTCAGTAAACATTTGCAGAATTGCACCGACAGTATAGATAGCTGAGGCACTGCCCGCCACAATCACAACCATGTTAAAGATGCGCTGCTCTGGCGTGATTAGGGGGCACACCTCCCCGTAGCCCACCCCAAAAACGGTGATTACGTACATATAAAACGCATCCAGCCAGTTCCAGCCAAAACTGATATACCCAATCACCGCCACAGCCATCGTCAATAAAAAAAAGCTAATGCCAACAACAACACGCTTCAGAGCGGGAGTCAGGGGGCGGCGTTCCGAACTCATACCTATAGCTAACGTCCTTAGTAGGTTCGTTCTTGGGGGGCAAACAGCGTCATCGTAACGGGGAAGTAATCAATGGCAACACCATCCGGGCGATAGAAAGCCAACGTGTGGCGCAAAAAGTTAGTGTCATCTCGCTGGGGATAGTCCTCGCGGAAGTGGGCACCGCGGCTTTCTTGGCGGGCTAAGGCACCCGCTAAAATAATCTCGGCAACCACCAGCAGGTTCGCCAGTTCTAGGGCTTCAAGGAGTTCGGTGTTCCAATACCGGCTGTGATCTCCTAAACGGATCTGCTGATAGCGAGATTTTAATGTCTGTAATTCTTGCAAGCCTTGTTGCATCAATTCTGCTGTTCGGAACACACCGCAATAGTTGGTCATGCAGTCTTGCACCTGCTGCCGGAGGTGGGCAATGCGCAAGTCTCCTTGCTGAGCAAACAGTTGCTCAAGGTGTTGTTCGGCTGCCTGACGATAGGGCTGGGGATTGAGGTCTGGCCAAGCGAGATGGGCTAAATCCGTGGCGATGGCGGCACCGGTACGCCGCCCATAAACCACGCATTCCAGTAAGGAGTTACTGCCCAAGCGGTTAGCACCATGCACCGAGACGCAGGCACATTCCCCCGCAGCATAAAATCCGGTGACAGTGGTGGCAGCATTGGCTCGCACTTGCCCCCTGAGGGTAACGGGAATTCCCCCCATGGAATAGTGCACGGTGGGACGCACGGGAATTGGCTCCACCACTGCATCAACCCCTGCTAAGCGGTGGGCTTCCTCCCAGCAGAAGGGAATGCGGCTCATGATCGTGTCTCGTCCCATATGGCGCAGGTCTAGATAGACAAACGGGCCACCTGCAGTGCCATCGGGGTGAATGCCGCGGCCTAGGCGGATTTCAGTAGCAATGGCACGGGAGGTAATGTCCCGGGGGGCAAGCTCCATGCGGCTAGGGGCATAATGCGCCATAAAACGCTCTCCCGCCGCATTGATCAGGTAGGCGCCTTCGCCGCGCACAGCTTCGGAAATGAGCACCCCTGCGGGATACAAGCCGGTGGGATGAAACTGCACAAATTCCATATCTTCGAGGGGCAGCCCCGCCCGTGCGGTCATGGCTAGGCCATCCCCCGTTGAGGCAAAGTCATTGGAGGTGGTGTTAAAGACTCGCCCATAGCCGCCGGTGGCAAAGAGGATAGCCTTGGCGCGCAGCACCTCAAGCCGACCTGTTTCAATGTGGTAGGCCACCACCCCCTTGGCTTGCTGATCTTCAACAATGAGCTGCAGCACATACCACTCGCTAAAAAAGGTGACGTTATACTTCAGCAGGTTGCAGTACAGCTCGTGGAGAATGGCGTGGCCAGTTTTGTCAGCGGCATAGCAGGTGCGTTGATGGCTGTGGCCGCCAAAGGGGCGCTGGGCGATGCGACCATCCGGCAGCCGTGAAAAGAGCACCCCCAAGTGTTCTAGGTCAATCACCACATCGGGGGCATCTTGGGCTAGGATGGCGACAGCATCTTGATCCGCTAAAAAATCGGATCCTTTGACGGTATCAAAGGCATGGCTCTCCCAAGAGTCTTGATCATCGACGTTTTTGAGGGTGGCGGCAATTCCGCCTTGGGCAGCAACGGAGTGGGAGCGGATGGGATGGGTTTTAGCCACAAGGGCAATGGGTGTATGTGGGGCAAGGCGGCAGATTTCCAGTGCAGCTCGACAGCCGGCTAGGCCACCACCGACAATAACTACCGCAAAGTCTTGCATCCCCAGTTCCTTCAAGGCAGCTTATCTCTATCTATACTAGGTTGGTTTTTGGCGGGATGGGGGTAAAACTGTAGCAAAACCAACTTGCGAGCTTGGTGGTGAATCGTTAAACTTTCAACATTGAGCGGGAGGCAGCGTTCCTTGAGTCTGTTTTTTCTCGAGTATGGCAATGGCTGCAGGGTGCGGCACTGGCAGTCGGACGATCGCCCCGCGGTGATTCAATTAATCCAAAGCGTCCTCACAGAATTTGGCCTCACTTGGCAGCCGGAGGGTGCGGATCGTGACGTCGTACATGTTGAAGACTACTACCAGCGTCGTGGGGGGCAGTTTTGGGTCGTCGAGCAGGCTCAGGAGATTGTGGGCACCATTGCCTTTTACCCTATTGAGCGCGGGGAGGCGGCGGTGGAAATTCGCAAAATGTATCTGCATCCACGGGTACGGGGTCAGGGGTTAGGCACATTTTTGCTGCACCATATCGAGCAGGCCATTCTAGGGGCGGGGTATCGCACCATTTGGATTGAAACCGCCTCTGTGATGACCACAGCAGTGCACCTTTACGAGAAAGCAGGCTACCAACCCACCAGTGGTGTTGAAACCCAACGCTGCGATCGCGTCTATGTCAAGGATGTGCGCTCCCATACCGTGGTGTCCATTGCACCGGTATCTTGCTAGGGGGCTAATTGCCGCGATCGCCCTGGGGCTAGGGTCTCCCGCTCTGGCGAGGGCGATCTGTCCTGCCGAGTTAGGGACTGCCATTGAGCGCCATCTGCAGCAGCCCCAGTGGCAACCCGGGCAGTGGGGGATTGCGGTGCAAGTGTTGGGGACAGGGGCAGTGCTCTACAGCCACCAAGCGGACAAGCTGTTTTTAGTGGCCTCGAACGTCAAACTGACAACGACTGCGGCGGCTCTTGCCTATTGGGGCGCAAATTATCGCCTAGAAACAGTGATCAGTGCCACGGGGCGATCGCCCCAGCTTGAGCGGTTGCGGGTTCAAGGAGGCTTTGACCCCAGCCTCAGTGACCAAGACCTACAGCAAATTGCCCGTACCTTAGCGCAGCAGGGGGTGCAACGCATTCAAACTCTAGAAATTGCCGGAGCACAGAAGACATGGATTGAGCCAACGTGGGCGCTGGAAGACCTGAAGATGGGCGACGCAGCAGCGGTCACCCGCTTGAGTGTGAATCAAAACGCCCTAGAGGTGGATGCGTTGCCCCAGCAGTTGGGGCAACCCCTGACCTTAGTATGGCGGCAACCTACTGCCGCCCGCTCGTGGCAGCTTGTGAATCAAACCCGCACCGTCGCCACCAGTGAGCCAGAGTTTCTTGAGGCGGAGGTGGGCGATCGCCAGATCACGATTCGCGGTCAACTGCATGTGGGCAGCGCCGCGGGCGATATTCGCGTGCCCCTCCCTCAGCCAGCTCCCTACATCCAAGCGCAAATTGAACAGGCACTTCAGGCGGCAGGCATCACCGTTGAGGGCACCACCCTCATCGAGGCCACGGATCATCTGCCAGAGGTATTGCTGCGCCATGGCTCACCTCCTATCGGCGAGCTTATTGTCCCCATCAACCAAGATAGCGATAATTTCTATGCCGAGATGCTTTACGTTGCCCTTGAGCAGGCGCGTTCTGGGTATCGCCAACAGTATCTGGACCAACAGGGGCTTGGCACTGTGGTTTTAGTGGATGGCTCCGGGCTCTCGCGCCAAAACTGGCTCACCCCGCACGCCTTAACGACCCTTTTGCAAGGGGTCTATCGCAGGCCAGATTATCCCCTCTGGTGGCGATCGCTCCCCCTAGCCGCAACGTCAGGCACCCTACGCAATCGCTTTCAGGGTACCGCTGCCCAAGGACGAGTCTGGGCAAAAACCGGCACCCTGCGGGGGGTGGTGGCCTTGGCAGGTTATGCCGACCCTCCCAATCATCCGCCCTTGGCCTTTAGCATTGTTCTCAATCAAGCCGGAACCCCAATCCCTCAACTGCGTAATGGCCTTGATGCTATTGTGCTGGAACTGATCAAACTGGTTAATTGCGACCCTCCGTAGCAAGAGGGACTCAAACTTGGGGGATGTCACCTAGGGGCATGGGGGGATAGAAGGCGTAGCCTTGACCACAGCAGCATCCCAGAGCCAGCAATTGCTCGGCTTGGGCGGCGGTTTCCACCCCTTCGGCAACGACTCTTAGGTTGAGGCTTTTCCCTAAGGCGATGACTGCGCCAATAATTTCGGCAGCAGCGGCGGTGTGCCCAAGGTTCACGACAAAGGAGCGGTCAATTTTCAGGGCGTAAATAGGCAACTGGTGCAGCCGACTCAGGGACGAGTAACCGGTGCCAAAGTCATCAATGTTGAGCGCTACCCCTAACTGTTGGAGTTGCTCTGCCACCGCTAGGGTTGCTTCTAAATTGCGAATCATCGTCGTTTCGGTAATTTCTAGGTGCAACTGTTGCGGCGCTAAGTTCGCCTTGCTCAAGGCATGGGTAACATCCTTAACAAAGTCAGGATCAACCAGTTGCTGCGGCGAAATATTAATCGCTAGGGTGAGTGCATGGCGCTGTGGGGCTGCCTGCTGCCACTGGCTAAATTCACTGATGGCGCGATCGAGAATCTGACGGCCAAGGCCAACAATTAACCCCGCTTGCTCCGCTAAGGTAATGAACTCTGCCGCTGGAATTTCGCCTTTTTCGGGATCAAACCAACGACTGAGAGCCTCTAGCCCAACGATTTTGCCGGTCTCTAGGTGCACAATGGGCTGGAAATAGACCTGCAGTTCACTGTTGGCGATCGCCTGTTGGAGTTGACTTTCAAGGGTAAAGCAGCTTTGGGCTTGCAGATGCATTTCCGGCGCAAAGACCCGGTATTGACCTAGCCCCTGTTTTTTGGCGTGGTACATAGCGATATCGGCATCCCGCAGCAGCATGGCCGCGGAGGCATCGGCGCGATCGCTAAACGCTACACCAATACTGGCGCTGAGGCTCAGGACATGGCCATCAATCACCAACGGTTCCTGGATCACCCGCTTCAGAGCCAGCACCTGCTCATTCACTTGAGTGTGCATTTGTTTAGGGTCAAGGTCTTCGCAGAGCACCACAAACTCGTCGCCACTTAGGTGTGCTAGGGTATTCTCCTGCGGCACAACGGCTTGCATGCGCTGGGCAAGGGTGATAAGTACCTGATCACCCGCCGCATGCCCTAGGCTATCGTTCACGCGCTTGAAGCGATCCACGTCGATGAAAATGACTGCAAAGGGGCGATCGCGATGGCGTTGGTACTGGCGACAGCAGTGCAATAGGCGATCGTTGAGTAGGGCGCGGTTCGGGAGTCCCGTAAGGCGATCGTGGAGGGCATCATGAATCAACCGCTCCTCCATTAACTTACGGCGACTAATATCTCGACCGACGCACTGATACTCTAAGCACCGCCCATGGCTATCAAAAAACGCCCGAGTTGTCCACTCAAACCATTCCACCCCGCCATCCGTGTGATTGACAGCACATTCAAGGGTACTGATGGGCTGATCGGGCGTGAGTGCCTCAAGGTGGTGTTCAAAGCGCTGCTGAGTCTCTGGAGCAAATGGGTGGCGGAGCACGTCCCCCAAATCACAGCTCAGATCAAATCGAGCCAAGTAGCGGAAAAACGCAGGATTGGCAAAGGTGAGCCGCCCCGCCGGCGTACAGCGGTAGAGGAGTTCGGTTTGTGCCTCGAGCACCCGGCGGTAGCGATCTTTTTCCTGGTGCAGGGCGCTCACCAGTTCAGCACGATGGATCCCCAGCCCCAACTGTTCCCCCAACTGCCGAACCAGTTCTATTTCATCAAGTGCCCAAGGGCGGGTCTCCGAGCAATGGTGGCACAGCAGCAGCCCCCAAAGGGTCTCTTCCTGAATAATGGGCACTACTAAATTGGCGTGTACTGAGAGACCTTTTAGGAATTCACGGTGACAGGGGGTGAGGGTGGCGGTGTCGATATCGGCGATCGCCAGTACACGTCCCTCTAGATACGCCTGGGCGTGGCTCTTGTGAAAACAGGGATCGTGAAAGGCGCAGTTGTGCAAAGAAAACTCTGGCTTGGCTACCGATTCGGCCACCACGGTGCCACTGCCATCAGCGTGAAACTGAAAGATCAGCGTGCGGTCAATGCGCAGTAATTCGCGGATTTCGGCCAGAGCAGTCGTGAGTACAGTGTCTAAATCAAGGGATTGGCGGATTTTCAGGGTGAGGCGGTGCAATAGCTCGGCTTGGGTTTGTCGCCGTTGTAGCGAGAGGCTGGAGGTCACTTGGGTTGTAATATCTTGAAGAAAGACGGCCAGACCCCGACGGGTAGGAAAGGCGCGCACCATATGCCACTGGTTCAGACTGCTGTAGAAGGCCTCAAACTGCACGGGGGTTTGCTGGCGCACAGCAGTACGATAGTGCTCTTCAACAAGTGTATTCAGGCAATCGGGACACACCTGCCACAGAGACTGCCCCAGAATCTCTGACGCTGACTTGGCCAGCAGACGGCAAAAGCGACCATTGACGTAGATGATGCGGAAGTCGTGATCCACCTCAAAAAAGTAATCCGACATACTTTCGAGAATATCGGTGAGTTGGTTATAGGCCGCTTGCAGGCGATCGTTAAACTGGCGTTCCTCCGTCACATCCCGCGCCGCAGCATAGAGGCGATGTTGCCCCAATACCCCTTCCCATTCATACCAGCGATATTCCCCCTGCTCGGTACGCAGGCGAATAAGATGCTTAGAAACAGACTCTCCCTGCAACAGTTGTGCCACGACAGCACGGTGCCTTGGGCGATCCGCGGGGTGAATAAACTGCTCAAAACTAGCTCCCAGCAGTGTATTCAAGCCATAGCCCAGATGCGTGTACCAGTGTTGATTGACCCGCCGCAATCGTCCCTCGGTATCAGCAATCATAAATAGTTCCAGCGACGAACTAAAGAAATACTCTAGCTCTGCTGTTTTTTGGGCCAGTTCTGC harbors:
- a CDS encoding DM13 domain-containing protein, with amino-acid sequence MLLKRFLLLGVPLALTAACTSHPAAEVRADSAPTTPLEAGSDAASVTIKSGNFMSGEHPTSGIAKIFNNSGQLVLELDQSFETSPMGPDLVVVLHRSENVLGSTTPPAFPLREGDYVILAELQSFSGDQRYDIPATVNLDEYRSVAIWCRRFNATFGAAALQ
- a CDS encoding (2Fe-2S) ferredoxin domain-containing protein, which translates into the protein MTLAVAVSPQVSVEGTVQEVIYKKALPKVIVLETAGRLLWIKLKKSLRQELHPHPRVGDRLRIYGDRCCKGSDRAYYCKAHHLEFLAVKQPSGSVAVPRCKVLICQKSSCCRRGAKQLWQELQQEAIAQELPICLKATGCLGECKRGPAVVVLPLKKRVTHANAEQIKALVQQQATLNG
- a CDS encoding prepilin peptidase, which encodes MFLLGTAVGSFLNVVIYRIPNGRSLLYPPSRCPACLTSLRAYDNIPILGWLLLRGQCRYCHAPISWRYPAIELLVGLLFVVIFAVSGWQWQTLKMWLLTAWLLALAFIDLDTMMLPHPLTQWGLVAGLIIQGLLAGGWLPALVSISHGIIAAALGIWLFDLIRWGGAIAFGQEVMGGGDGKLAAMIGAWLGWQGLLVTFFIAALLGGSVGGLGIALGWIQRRQPIPFGPFLAIAAIIAALFGADLIQFYVDTFLPGVSIP
- a CDS encoding carbohydrate ABC transporter permease, encoding MKQWLRLGLTYGLLILLALGMLLPLFWLVSTAFKSANEDIFAFPPQWLPREPTWQNFVTVWQTNPFGQYLFNSTLVAGLTVACNLLTSALAAYPLARLQFRGRGVIFAAVLATIMIPFQIVMIPLYILAVQLGLRNTYLGIILPGLASAFGIFLLRQAFMGVPKELEEAARLDGCSELGLWWFVMLPAVRPALVTLAIFVFIGAWSDFLWPLIVLDQPELYTLPIGVATLAGTFSLDWRLIAAGSVISVVPVFIVFLLLQRYIIPSAAASGIKG
- a CDS encoding potassium channel family protein, producing MAPPELRNHVIICGYGFLGRSLAADLTSAGLPFIVIDNQREHVRLAQQMGHPLYRGDDLMDENELLAVGIEQAQTLVAVLPDDASNVFITLTARRLNHKLQILARGDLPATESKLRFAGADHVILPASISAQRMVQLITRPTVLNFLEAKEERSHLIELLTQLDVQIEQFTLPLDSPLVGLAIADLEGRGRGHFIIIALRRANGVLVTHPPLTLLLEPADTIIALGHLAEIRLFFQQNAYRYQMRYRGRGLPS
- a CDS encoding potassium channel family protein produces the protein MSSERRPLTPALKRVVVGISFFLLTMAVAVIGYISFGWNWLDAFYMYVITVFGVGYGEVCPLITPEQRIFNMVVIVAGSASAIYTVGAILQMFTEGEIKRLLDVQRAARDISKLNRHVIVCGFGRIGQVMAQELTQAKTPFVILDVDEQRISLAEKLGYLAYLGSATEEAALRVVGIDRAIALATVLPNDTMNVFITLTARHINAELLILSRANLPATEAKLRMAGADHVVLPTRIGATQMANLIRRPRGIDFLEQTSDRQGLNQLLNQIDVQLAELDITPEYPYVGWRLASLEVRGQGEFIIIGLRKRSGQLFPVRVNPIMEVGDTLILLGHSHDTPKLVREVSSRGQVQYRGARG
- a CDS encoding succinate dehydrogenase/fumarate reductase flavoprotein subunit yields the protein MQDFAVVIVGGGLAGCRAALEICRLAPHTPIALVAKTHPIRSHSVAAQGGIAATLKNVDDQDSWESHAFDTVKGSDFLADQDAVAILAQDAPDVVIDLEHLGVLFSRLPDGRIAQRPFGGHSHQRTCYAADKTGHAILHELYCNLLKYNVTFFSEWYVLQLIVEDQQAKGVVAYHIETGRLEVLRAKAILFATGGYGRVFNTTSNDFASTGDGLAMTARAGLPLEDMEFVQFHPTGLYPAGVLISEAVRGEGAYLINAAGERFMAHYAPSRMELAPRDITSRAIATEIRLGRGIHPDGTAGGPFVYLDLRHMGRDTIMSRIPFCWEEAHRLAGVDAVVEPIPVRPTVHYSMGGIPVTLRGQVRANAATTVTGFYAAGECACVSVHGANRLGSNSLLECVVYGRRTGAAIATDLAHLAWPDLNPQPYRQAAEQHLEQLFAQQGDLRIAHLRQQVQDCMTNYCGVFRTAELMQQGLQELQTLKSRYQQIRLGDHSRYWNTELLEALELANLLVVAEIILAGALARQESRGAHFREDYPQRDDTNFLRHTLAFYRPDGVAIDYFPVTMTLFAPQERTY
- a CDS encoding GNAT family N-acetyltransferase, coding for MSLFFLEYGNGCRVRHWQSDDRPAVIQLIQSVLTEFGLTWQPEGADRDVVHVEDYYQRRGGQFWVVEQAQEIVGTIAFYPIERGEAAVEIRKMYLHPRVRGQGLGTFLLHHIEQAILGAGYRTIWIETASVMTTAVHLYEKAGYQPTSGVETQRCDRVYVKDVRSHTVVSIAPVSC
- the dacB gene encoding D-alanyl-D-alanine carboxypeptidase/D-alanyl-D-alanine endopeptidase → MHRYLARGLIAAIALGLGSPALARAICPAELGTAIERHLQQPQWQPGQWGIAVQVLGTGAVLYSHQADKLFLVASNVKLTTTAAALAYWGANYRLETVISATGRSPQLERLRVQGGFDPSLSDQDLQQIARTLAQQGVQRIQTLEIAGAQKTWIEPTWALEDLKMGDAAAVTRLSVNQNALEVDALPQQLGQPLTLVWRQPTAARSWQLVNQTRTVATSEPEFLEAEVGDRQITIRGQLHVGSAAGDIRVPLPQPAPYIQAQIEQALQAAGITVEGTTLIEATDHLPEVLLRHGSPPIGELIVPINQDSDNFYAEMLYVALEQARSGYRQQYLDQQGLGTVVLVDGSGLSRQNWLTPHALTTLLQGVYRRPDYPLWWRSLPLAATSGTLRNRFQGTAAQGRVWAKTGTLRGVVALAGYADPPNHPPLAFSIVLNQAGTPIPQLRNGLDAIVLELIKLVNCDPP